One genomic window of Pyxidicoccus trucidator includes the following:
- a CDS encoding glutamate decarboxylase, giving the protein MPLHGREEVQDHLNDDVYASPDLSVAMPKYRMPEDEHSADHAYAVVHDELLLDGNSRQNLATFCQTWAEPQVHRLMDECLDKNMIDKDEYPQTAEIETRCVNMLAYLWHAPDAAHTVGTSTTGSSEAAMLGGLALKWRWRKKRELEGKPTDRPNLICGPVQICWHKFARYFDVELRQVPLAPGRMVMTPEEVLKRCDENTIGVVPTLGITFNLLYEPVQDIANALDDLQRRTGLDIPIHVDAASGGFIAPFIHRDVVWDFRLPRVKSINTSGHKFGLTPLGCGWAVWRDKEDLPDELVFRVDYLGGDMPTFALNFSRPGGQIVIQYYNFLRLGKEGYRRVQQACSDTAFVIAKAIEQLDFFEVIYDGRGGVPGVCWKLKEGVDPGFTLYDLADRMRERGWQVPAYPMPADIQDVVVQRVLVRHGVSRDLASLLVSDLAASIEHFRRHPVSKPMTREEASGYHH; this is encoded by the coding sequence ATGCCCCTGCATGGACGAGAAGAAGTCCAGGACCACCTCAACGACGACGTCTACGCCTCGCCCGACCTGTCCGTCGCGATGCCCAAGTACCGCATGCCCGAGGACGAGCACAGCGCCGACCACGCCTACGCCGTGGTCCACGACGAGCTCCTGCTGGACGGCAACTCGCGGCAGAACCTGGCCACCTTTTGCCAGACCTGGGCCGAGCCGCAGGTCCACCGGCTGATGGACGAGTGCCTCGACAAGAACATGATCGACAAGGACGAGTACCCGCAGACGGCGGAGATCGAGACCCGCTGCGTGAACATGCTCGCCTACCTGTGGCACGCGCCCGACGCGGCCCACACCGTGGGGACGTCCACCACCGGCTCCAGCGAGGCGGCGATGCTGGGAGGGCTGGCGCTCAAGTGGCGCTGGCGCAAGAAGCGGGAGCTGGAGGGCAAGCCCACCGACAGACCCAACCTCATCTGTGGGCCGGTGCAGATCTGCTGGCACAAGTTCGCGCGCTACTTCGACGTGGAGCTCCGTCAGGTGCCGCTGGCGCCCGGACGGATGGTGATGACGCCGGAGGAGGTGCTGAAGCGCTGCGACGAGAACACCATTGGCGTCGTGCCCACCCTGGGCATCACCTTCAACCTGCTCTATGAGCCGGTGCAGGACATCGCCAACGCGCTGGACGACCTGCAGCGGCGCACCGGACTGGACATCCCCATCCACGTGGACGCGGCGAGCGGCGGCTTCATCGCGCCGTTCATCCACCGGGACGTGGTGTGGGACTTCCGGCTTCCCCGCGTGAAGTCCATCAACACGTCCGGCCACAAGTTCGGGCTGACGCCGCTGGGCTGCGGCTGGGCGGTGTGGCGCGACAAGGAGGACCTGCCCGACGAGCTCGTCTTCCGGGTGGACTACCTTGGCGGCGACATGCCGACGTTCGCGCTGAACTTCTCGCGGCCGGGCGGGCAGATCGTCATCCAGTACTACAACTTCCTCCGACTGGGGAAGGAGGGCTACCGGCGCGTGCAGCAGGCGTGCTCGGACACCGCCTTCGTCATCGCGAAGGCGATAGAGCAGCTCGACTTCTTCGAGGTCATCTACGACGGCAGGGGCGGCGTGCCGGGCGTGTGCTGGAAGCTGAAGGAGGGCGTGGACCCGGGCTTCACGCTCTACGACCTGGCCGACCGCATGCGGGAGCGGGGCTGGCAGGTGCCCGCCTACCCGATGCCCGCGGACATCCAGGACGTCGTCGTCCAGCGCGTGCTGGTGCGCCACGGCGTCAGCCGGGACCTGGCCTCGCTGCTCGTCTCGGACCTGGCCGCCAGCATCGAGCACTTCCGCCGGCACCCGGTGAGCAAGCCCATGACGCGGGAAGAAGCGTCCGGCTACCACCACTGA